A window of Kribbella sp. NBC_00382 genomic DNA:
AGCCAGAGGGGGAGTTGGTCGTGGTGGTGGGGGTCGCCCAGTACGCCGGAAGCGCCGAGCGGGACGATCCAGGCGCTGTTGTTGCGGTCGGCAATATCCCAGGCGTAGCGGGCGGCGGAAGCGCGGATGCAGACGTCGGTCAGGCCGGGCAGGCTTGAGGTGGACAGCACGCAGTGGTGGTCGCCGGAGAGCGCGAACTCGTAGTGTTCGTCGCCGGGCGCGAAGACGGGTCCGCGCAGGGCGTGCAGCGGGGCCAGCTGATGGGTCTCGCCCCATGGGCCGCGAGGCTTCTTGTGGGCGACCTCTTCCAGGGCCTCTCTGGCCAGCCAGCTGACGTTGATGTCGGGCAGCTTGGCGGCGATCAAGCTTTCCAGGGCGAAGTAGGTGTGGGCGACCGTGTCGAGGTAGGGGACGAAGAGGTCGGGGACGTCCACGCCTTGATCAAGTACGGCGAGAGTCGGGTGCTCGGCGAGGCGGCGGACGAGGGCCTTGCGGAGGGCGGCGTAGCTGGAGGCATCGGTGCTGGAGGCATCCATTCGCTTGTCCCAGGCAAGGAGTCGCTCGCGCAGAGTTGTTGCCTCGGGCGTCAGGTTCTCGTGGTCAACGAGGAGGCTGAGCAACGAATTCGCTGAGCCCAGGAAGGTGTCCCGGTGGATCAGGGGCATCTCTTCGACTGTCCAGTCGGACCGCTCGTGGAGGAGATGCGTGATTCGGCGGTAGCGGTGCGGGCCGGCGTAGTCGACTCCGAGCGGCTCGGCCAGGTGACGGGTGTTGGCCATCGCGATCGCGTCATCGACCGTTGCCCGCGGCATCGACTCGTGCCAGCCCTGCCATTGGTGCTCAGCCTTCCACGCCGGTACTACGCGCAGGCGGTTGTCCTCGTGCCGGGTCGGGACGAGACCGGCCGTCCGGTGCAGCAGTCCGCCTGCGGTGTCGGCGGCCATCAGGACGTTGACCGGCTCGACCCAGCGGTCGACGGCTGCGTCGATGTCCGCGACCGTGGTTGCTTTGAGCAACTTGGGAAGGACCTCGAAGCCGATTCGGTGGGTGACGCGGGGTGGGTAGCGCAAGCTGATCGCCTGCGACTCGCCCGATCCGCCGATGATGACCGGACCGCGGGCAGTCTCGATCACCTCGATCTCGACGGGCTCGGCGCCAGCGACCTCGACCAACTCGGTGTGCCGGGTCGCCGGTTGCCACCCGTCGGGCCCGAGCGCCTCCACGCCGCTATCGGTGCGGCGGAGCTGTTCGGAGTACAGGTCCTGGTAGTCGGCCATGGCGTTGGTGATTGCCCAGGCGACGTGGCCGGTGTGGCCGAAGTGGGCTAGGCCGGGGATGCCGGGGACTGCGAGGCCGATGACGTCGTACTCGGGGCAGGCGAGGTGGATCTGCTGGTAGACCCCGGGGCTCTCGATGTAGCGATGCGGGTCGCCGGCGATGATCGGCGTACCGGCTGCTGTGCGGTGGCCGGGGATGAGCCAGCCGTTGCTGCCAGCGGTGTCTGGGCCTTCGGCGTTGAAGAGGTCGAGGTAGTCGTCGCCCAGATGGCGGGCGACGTGCTCGCGCCAGAGCTTGGTGGGGAAGCCGGCGAACAGGATGTGGATCGCCATCCAGATCGCGAGCGGCGCCCAGGGCTCCCACTTCTGCGGGGTGAGTCCGGTCTCGGCGAACTCGGGCGCTCGCAGGGCAGCGCCCGGCAGGCTGTGGTTGACGCCGTCCACGTACGCCGAGACCCATTCGCGGGTGTCAGCGTCGAGGTTCTCCCAGCAGCGCCGGGCGGTGTCGGCGAGGCGGGCCTGGCGGGCGAAGACGTCCCAGCTGAGCGCTTCGGCCCCGAGGAAGGCTGCGCTGGTACCGAGTGCGCGGCGGTGTTCGAGCTCGATCTGCCAGGCCCGGTCGGTCGCGGCGTTGCGGCCCTGGAGATAGGCGAGTGCGAGCGGGTCGCCGGCTCTCAAGTGCGGCACACCCCAGGTGTCCCGGTCGACCTTGGCGTTCACTCGTCATCCTCGCTTCAGTTAGGTTAGGCTGCGCTAACTTACAAGTCAGGAACTTGGGCTGCAACTGCCTATTCTCGTCGGGCTGGAAGGGACGTGCGTCGTGGGGCATGGCTGGGAGGGTGTCGTCCTCAAGCTGTTCCGAGGCAAGGACTTCGTGTTCACCGTGACGGGTGCCGAACAGGTCACCGAGCGCTATCGCCGCGTGCACTTCACGGATGGTGGGCTGCTCGGGATGGTTGGCGTGCACCCGACGATGTGGGTGCGGCTGTGGTTCCAGCACGCGGGCAAGCCGCATCAGCGGGCGTACACGCTGGTCGATCCTGACGCGGAGGCCGGCACCTTCAGCATGGAGTTCGCGCTGCACGAGGGGATCGCGAGCGACTGGTCGCTGTCCGCGAAGGCAGGCGACACGATCGAGGCGACGCTGCAGGGCACCGACTTCGCCGTACCGGATCCGCTGCCGCCGAGGCTGCTCGTCATCGGCGACCCGGCCTCGCTGCCGGCCATCAACTCGCTGCTGGCGGTGGCACCGAAGCTGCCGGCAACGATCTTCTTCGAGACAACCCACGACTCCGATGCGGACCTGCCGCTGCGACTCGACCCCGACCACCACGAACTGCGCATGGTCTCCCGCAAGGGTGACCAGTTGGTGGCGGAGGTGAAGGCAAGCCTGCCGAGCCGGATCGACGACCCGTCGACCACCTTCGTCTGGCTAGCCTGCGACACGAAAACAACCCGCACCCTGACGTCGTACCTCCTAAAGGACCTCTCCCTCCCCAAGGATCGAGTCAAAGCACTCGGCTACTGGCGCCCAGCCTGACGTAATTGACGGGCGGGGGCGGTGCTGCGCGGATAGCGTGGCGGGGTGATTCGTGTCTTGGACCTGGCGGATGTGGCTACTGCTGAGCGGGTGCTGGTGGTGCAGCGGTTGGCGTATGCGGTGGAGGCTGCGCTGATCGGGTTCGACGGGATTCCTCCGCTGCACGAAGACCTTGCTGGCTTGATGGCGTCGGAGGAGCACTGGCTCGGGCGGTACTCGGGCGACGGTGAGCTGGTCGCAGCGGTCGCCTATGAGTTGCCGGATCCGGAGACGGTCGAGATCAGCCGGCTAGTAGTCGATCCGGCGCACGCTCGGCGCGGTCATGGTCGGGCATTGCTGGATCAGCTCGATGTGATGGAGCCGCGGCGGGTCAGCCTTGTGTCGACTGGCACGGCCAATGCGCCGGCGACCAGCCTTTACCTTTCCCGCGGTTACAGCGCCTCGGGAGTAGTGGAGATCGCTCCTGGCATCACCATCACTCAGTTCTGCCGGGTGCGGAGTTGTTCGAAGCCGTAGTACACGGCGAGCAGGAAGAGGACGAGCAACGTCAGCGGCGCCGAGAGGAACGACAGGCCGATCGCGGCTGCGTACAGCAGCGTGCCGACGGAGTAGCGCAGGACGGAGTTGCGTTGCTCGGTGGGAGTCATGTCGTGGTCGACGAGGTGGTTGCGCAGGGAATGCCACCAGATCGCGCTGAAGAAGATCGCGGCGAGCGTGAGGTTCGTGCTGTAGACGGCGGCCGCGACATGCGCGTTGCTCCCCTCGTCCTCCAGGAACTCGGCGAAGAGGTTGGTCGGGAACGGCAGCAGCGCGGTCCACAGCAGCAGCCCGAGGTTGAGGAACATCAGCCCGCGGTCGGCGCGCTGGATCTGCCGGAACATCGAGTGGTGGTTGACCCACATGATGCCGAGGATCGCGAAACTGGTCAGATAGGCGCCGAACTGCGGCCACTCGTCGAGCAGCGCGGGCCAGAGCCGCTCGCCCGGCTCCAGCTCGGGGATGTGCAGTTCGAGGACGAGCAAGGTGATGGCGATGGCGAAGATTCCGTCGCTGAAGGCCTCGATCCGGGAGGTCTCCGCGAGGTCCGGCTGTGCGTTCACGCGGTGAGTCTGACACCTGGAGGCCGGTGGTACTAAGACATTTGTCCGGCTGCCGGATCCGTGGTGCCCCGCATACGATCCCAGGATGGTCAATGAACGCGAGCCGGTGTCCACGGTCGGCTTGCTGGTTCGGTTCACGGCGGCCGGGCTGATCGTCTTGCTGTCATTGGCCGCGCTGATCGCGTACGTCGCCCGCCAGGCCGGTACCGAGCAAGCGAGCGAGTCGGCCCGCGAGGTGACCTTCGTGACCGCCCGTGGGGTGGTGGAGCCGCGGCTGGATGCCAATGTGATCGCCGGGCAACAGGCGGCGCTCCAGGCGTTCGACACAGCCATGCGCCGGTACGTCCTGCAGGGCTCACTGGTCCGGGTGAAGCTGTGGAACGCCCACGGAAAGATCGTGTACTCCGACGAGCGGCGACTGGTCGGCCAGACCTTCCCACTGGACCCGGACGAGACCGAGGCGCTCCGCATCCAGGGCAGCAGCGAGTCCGAGGTCAGCGACCTCACCCGGCCGGAGAACCGGTACGAGATCCCGTACAAGAAGCTGCTCGAGGTGTACGTCGGGGTGCGCGGCCCGGGTGGCGAACCGATGCTCTTCGAGGCGTACTTCCAGTACCAGGCGGTGACTCAAGCCGGTCAGGCTGCGTGGAAGCGGTTCGCCCCGCCCTCGCTGGGTGCACTGCTCCTGCTGGAGCTGGTGCAGATCCCCTTCGCCTGGTCGCTCGCGCGCCGGGTGCAGCGGCAACAGCGCGACAGGGAGCGACTGCTGCGGCATGCGGTGGACGCCTCCGACGCTGAGCGACGGCGGATCGCCGGAGAGCTCCATGACGGCGTAGTGCAAGAGCTGACCGGTCTGAACTACGCACTGGACGCCATGAGGCTGGGCAAGCCGACCGAAGGCCAGCGAGCGGACCTGATCGCCGACGGCGCTAACAGGCTCCGGGGCAGTATCGGCTCGCTGCGCACCCTGCTCGTGGACATCTACCCGCCCAACCTGGCTGAGGAGGGGCTCGCCTCTGCTCTGGCGGAGCTTGCTGCGGGGCTGGAGCGTACGGGTGTCGAGGTACGGCTTGAGACTGAAGGTGCTGAGGACCTGCCGCCGGCAGTGGCGGCACTCCTGTTCCGGGCGGCGCAGGAGATCGTACGGAACGTTGCTGCGCACAGTGGCGCTCAGGAGGTGCTCATCCAGGCTGGGCGCCTCAGCGGGAAGGCGACGCTCGTGGTGGACGACAACGGGCGTGGGTTCGATGAGACCAGGCTGGATGAGCGGAGTAGCGACGGACACCTCGGGTTGCGGTCCATCGGCGACCTCTTGGCGGAGTCAGGTGGCATGCTGACGGTACGGGCCGCGCCAGGCCAGGGGACACGAGTGGAAGTCGAGGTACCGGTCAGATGATCCGGGTACTCATCGTCGACGATCACGCGATCGTACGGACCGGGTTGGCGCAGTTACTCGACACCACGGACGACCTGGAGTTGGCGGGGGCTACCGGCGACGGTGACGAGGCGGTGGCGCTGGCGGCGGAGTTGAAGCCGGACGTAGTACTGATGGATCTGTCGATGCCTGGTACGGACGGGGTCACCGCTACTGCGCGGATCGTGGCGCAGGACCCGTCGGCGCACGTGCTGGTGCTGACCTCCTTCAGCGATCAGGCGCGGATCCTGGATGCGCTGCAGGCCGGTGCTGAGGGGTATCTGCTGAAGCACAGCGAGCCGGAGGTGATCCTGGCGGGCATCCGGGAGGTGGTTGCGGGTGGTTCGCCGCTGGATCCGAAGGCTGCGCGCGTGCTGCTGACCAACCGGCGCAGTCCTGGGCCGGAGATGAAGCTGACCGGGCGGGAGCAGGAGGTGCTCGACATGATCGCCGACGGCCTGCCGAACAAGCTGATCGCTCGCCGGATGGGGATCAGCGAGCGCACGGTCAAGGCGCACCTCACCAACGTCTACCAGCGGCTGGGTGTCACTGACCGTACCCAGGCGGCTCTCTGGGCGCAGCGGCAGCGGCGGCCGGAGCAGTAGGTACTAGTACCAAGGTCCGATGGTCTGGACCCGGCTGCTTGGCGCACTATCGACGTATGGACCCAGACGACCGCCCGGTGGTGCTGCAGACCCAGCGGCCTGATGTGGAGTCCGCACGGTCGACCCGCTACCTCGCCTGGGCTGGTACTGGCTTGCTCGGCCTCGTCGCAGCAGCCGGCCTGGTCGCCGGTACTACGGCAGTCTGGTCAGCCTTCGACCCCGGTACGCCGGGGCAGTCGCCTGCGCCCCTCTGGTTCCCGCCACCCGCCACCGTCCACCCCAAGCCGGCAGCCGTAACCACCACCCCAGACGACGACCGCGGCGGCCGCCCGACAACCACCCCCAGCTCCACCAGTCGTACTTCTGAGCCAGGCGACGACAAGGGCGGCGGCAAAGGCAAGTCCTCCGACGACAGCTCAGGCCACGGCAAAGGCCACAACTGACCAGGTGCTCAGTCCTTGGCTGGGTCGTCGTGGGCGGGGTCGTCCACCGGTTCGGTTGCTTCGGGGGTGTGGGGTGGGCGGCGGGGTGGGTTTGGTTGGGGGCCGGACGAGACTTCGCCCGGGTGGTCGAGGCCGTCCAGATCGCCGTCGGGGGTTAGTTCTATGCCCTCGGCTTGGAGGTCTTCGGTGATTTGGGGTTCGTCGGACTTGTGGCCGGGGTGGGGTAGGCCTGGTCGGTCGAAGCTCATCGGTCCTCCTGGGGCGGGGTTGCTGGAACGGACGGTACCCAGTTGCCAATCAGTAGGACTGTAGTTCCAGAAGGTTGCCTTCGGGGTCGCGGAGGTGAGCAGTGCGGAGATTTGGTCCCCACTGAGGGCGATCCTGGGGCTCGGTGAGCAGGGTTGCGCCGTGGTGGGTGAAGACCTTTGCCGCTGCGTCGACGTCGTCGACCTTGAAGACGAGCATGGAGCGGTCCTGGGCCGGTACATCGGCAGGTAGATCGCCCGTACCAACCGTGCCGGCGATCATCGTGCGGCCGAAGAGGACCAGGCCGGTCTGACCGTCGAGGTCCCAGTTCGCGTAGGTCGCCTCGGGGATCACCTTGACCGGCTCCACACCGAACACCGAGGCCAGTACACCGCGGTAGAACTCCACGGTGGCAGGGAAGTCGCGGACCAGCAGCCGCGGGTAGAGCGCGTTCATCATCAACTCCGAGGTTATTAGTGGGTATCTACCAACTATTGGTTCGAGCCTACAATACGACCATGGAGACGCTGCTGGGAACGACCACCTTCGTGCTGCACAAGGTGGCGGTGGCGAGCCGCCGGGCGATCGCGGACCGGCTGGGCGAGAAGCCCGGGCTCACGCTGTGGCAGTTCGCCGCGCTCGCGGAGCTCGACGAGCGCGGGCCGGTCGCGCAGAACACGCTGGCGACGGCGCTGGGGATGGATCCGAGCGACATGGTCCGGTTGATGGACGAGCTGATCCACAGCCGCCGGGTCAAACGCGATCGCGATCCGGCGGATCGGAGGCGCTACCAGGTGACGCTGACTGCCAGTGGACGCAAGGCGCTCGCGGCGGGGCGGAGCGTAGTACGGGAGGTTGAGAAGGCTTCGCTGGCGCCGTTGACGGCGGCCGAGCGGGCAACCTTGCGCGACCTCGCGGTGAAGATCCACCAGCGGAACGGCTGACCTCTGTCAATATCTAACCAAAATCTGTACCCTCTGGGCCAGAAAGTTTCGTCTTCGGGCTTCAACCCTGGAGGATCCGATGCAGCCGCCCCGCTCAGCAACGAAACCGAACCCTCGCCGCCTGTTGCTCTTCGCAACCTTGCTCGCGGCCCTCATCGCAGGCTTGACCGCCATCGCTCCAGCTCAGGCAGCAGAACTGGCCGGGCCGACCGCCCAGCAGCTGAAGGACAAGACGGCGGGCTGTGAGACCCAGCTGTCGAACGGCAAGTACGCGCACGACTCCGGCGGATCGAGGACCGTCGCGGTCTGCAAGACCGGTGGAGCCGTGCACTGGACGGCTGACTTCGACGTCGACTGCGACGGCCAGCGCACCACCCAGTGCAACGAGAACACCGATCCGTCGTTCCAGCCGGCCACCTCGTGGAACCAGTCGAACGGTCAGCCGTTGAACTCGGCCGGCCTGCCGTTCATCGTCGTCCCGCTGTCGAGCTCGATCTGGAACTACTCGACGGCCGGTATCGCCGGCGGGACCGTCGCCGCGGTCGTCTACCAGGACAAGGTCGCGTACGCCGTCGTCGGCGACCAGGGCCCGACCGGGATCATCGGTGAAGGCTCGTACAAGCTCGCGCAGCAGCTCGGCATCAACCCGAATCCCTCGACTGGCGGAGTGTCGGGCGCGGTCGTGACGTACATCCTGTTCCCGGGCGTGAAGTCGGTACCGATCGAGAGCCAGGCCGATGCCTTGAGCAAGGGTGAGGCGGCGGCTACGTCGTTCATCAACGGGATGCAGACGTGTGGCGCCACCAACCTCGACTTCACCAGCTACCCGACGGTGCAGGAGGGATCGACGGGTGCGGCGGTCAAGGCGGCGCAGTGCTTGGCCGGTGGTACCAACGAGCCCAGCGGGACCTTTGACACCGCTACAACCGATGCAGTGAAGGGATTCCAGACGCGCGTCGGGCTGCCGTCGGACGGAGTTGTCGGGGCGAGCACCTGGACCGCATTGCTTGCCGCGGGCGACAAAACGACGGTCCGCAGTGGTTCAACCGGTACTGCGGTCAGCCGGCTGCAGCGGTCCTTGACTGCTGCTCTTGGACGCACGGTCGTCATCGACGGGCAGTTCGGGCCGGTCACCGATACCGCCGCCCGCGACTACCAGCGCACCCGCCAACTGGTAGTCGACGGCGTGGTCGGCCCAGTCACCTGGACCGCCCTCCAATCCGGCCACTAACCGTTTGAGGGGTTAACCCCGCAGATGGTGGGTTGCCTGGCCGGATTCTCGCTAGGCAACCCACACAGTGCGGGGTTAACCCCTCAAACGTCGGCGGGGTGGCGGGTGTCGGCGGGGTGGCGGGTGGGCGGGCGGGAGTTAGGCGGCGGAGCGGTCGGGGGTGGGGCGGCGGCGGAGGGTGGGGGTGGTCAGGGCGGGGGACTGCCAGAGGCCGTCGGATTGGTAGTGGTGGAGGTCGGTACCGGGCGGGACGATCTCGTCGATCCGGTCCAGGGTGGCGTCGTCCAGGGTGAGGTCGGCGCCCTTCAGCAGGCCGGTCAGCTGTTCCATCGTGCGCGGGCCGATGATCACCGACGTCACCGCCGGGTGCGACGTGACGAACGCCAGCGCGAGCTCGGGCAGCGTCCGCCCGAGATCCTCGGCGAGCTCGGCCAGCTGCTCGACCGCCTCGAACTTCGACGCGTTGGCCGGCAGTGCAGGGTCGAAGCGATGCGGAGTGATCGCCGCTCGTCCGGCCGTCAGGTCCACCGGCTGGTTCTTCCGGACCTTGCCGGACAGGAAGCCCGACGCCAGCGGGCTCCACGTCAGCACGCCCATGTTCAATCGCTGCGTGGTCGGCAGTACCGACCGTTCGATGCCGCGGGTGACCATCGAGTACGGCGGTTGCTCGGTACGGAACTTGCCGTACCCGCGTCGCTCGGACACGTGGTACGCGTCGACGAGATCCTCGGCCGGGAAGGTCGAGCAACCGAACGCGCGGATCTTGCCGGCGCTGACCAGGTCGGTCAGTACCGACAACGTCTCCTCGATGTCCGTCGCCGGATCCGGCCGGTGCACCTGGTACAGATCGATCCAGTCGGTGCCGAGCCGGCGCAGGCTCTGCTCGACCTCATGGGTGATCCAGCGCCGCGAGTTGCCGCCGCGGTTGGGTCCCTCACCCATCGGGAAGTGCACCTTGGTCGCCAGTACGACGTCCTCGCGGCGCCCCTTGAGCGCCTTGCCGACGATCTCCTCGGACTCGCCGCTGGAGTACATGTCGGCGGTGTCGACGAAGTTGATGCCCTGGTCGAGGGCAGTGTGCAGGATCCGGGTGCAGTCGGCGTGGTCGGGGTTGCCGACCGAGCCGAACATCATCGTGCCGAGGCAGTGCACGCTCACCTCGATACCGGTCCCGCCGAGTGTGCGGTAGCGCATGACTAGCTCCTAGCTTCTGTGGTCTAGCGCAGAACTTAGGAGCTAGAGCCCTCTCTAGGTCAAGCCCGTTGAACCGGTTTGCCAACGAGGACGTATAGACCGCAGACGAGCCAGTTGGAGGGGACATGAGTACGGACGTGAGTGCGCCGCCGGACAAGAGGCTGATCGGGCGGGGAACCGTTGCATTGTTGGGGTTTGCCGTCGTCGGTGCGTTGGTCGCTGTATCCCTGGGGTTCTACGGGAAGGCCCATACGCCGACCGGCCGGCCGCTGGCGTTGATCGTGGGGTTCACGAGTCTCACGCCGATGAAGGCATGGCTGGCCACGGCGGCCGTAGTACTGGCTGTCTTCCAAATGGTGTCCGCGCTGTGGATGTACGGACGCCTGCCGGTGAAGCGCAAGCCGCCGGCGGTGCTGTCGCAGCTGCACAGGTGGAGTGGGGCGGTGGCGTTCGTTGCGACGTTGCCGGTCGCGTACCACTGCTTGTGGAGTCTCGGGTTCAGCACGTTCGACACCAGAACGGCACTGCATTCGCTGTTCGGATGCGCCTTCTACGGCGCGTTCACGACCAAGATGCTCGCGTTGCGGGCCAACAAGATGCCGAGCTGGGCATTGCCGATCTCGGGCGGGCTGCTGTTCGCCTTGCTGATCGGGGCCTGGGCTACTGCGGCGGTCTGGTACTTCACTCAATCCGGCGTCCCACTGCGTTGACAGGAGACAAGAAGATGATTGAACGCAGAACGGTACTGATCGCAGGAGGCGCTGCGACCACCGCAGTACTGACTGGTTGCGTAGTGCAACAAGCTCCACCTCAGACAGCGGGTCAGCCTTCGACCGCAGGGAAGCCTTCTACTGCAGGGAAGCCGGCCGCCTCGGCGCCAGTCTCACAGGGGACGACTGGCGCGGCGCCTGCTCCTGCTGCGTTGGCCAAGGTGGCCGACATCCCGGCCGGTGGTGGCGTGATCCTCAAGGAGCAGAGCCTCGTACTGACCAAGGACGCGAGCGGCAAGGTCTGCGCGTTCTCGGCGATCTGCACGCATCAGGGTTGCGTGGTGACGGATGTCGGCGACGGCACGATCAACTGCCCGTGCCATGGCAGCAAGTTCGACGCCAGTACGGGCGAACGGGTCGCCGGACCGGCCAAGTCCCCGCTGCCGGCGGTTGCCGTCCAGCAGCGCGACGGCGCGATCTTCAAGGCGTAGGGGTTCATCATGTTCAAGAGTCTGCCGACGATGGTGTGGGTGATCGGCGCGACCATCGCGGTGGCCGCCCTCAGCCCCGCCGTCGGCAACGTCGCGACCACAGCTCCCGCCGTCGCCCCGCCAGCAGCACCGGCGCCAGCCGCCGCGGCACCAACCAAGGCGCCGCCTTCAAAGGCCAAACCATCCACGCCTGTCGAAGAACCAGTAGTGATCAAAGCCGGTACTACGAAACTCGGCCAGGTCGCCGTAGACGCTGAGGGCTTCACGCTCTACATGTCAGTCCTGGACAGCAGGAACCCACCGAAGTCGGTCTGCAGGAGCAAGGCCTGCCTGACCGCCTGGAAGCCCGTCTACGTCAAGAAGGTCGGCATCATCGCCGGAGCCGGCGTCAGTCAGGCCAAGGTCGGCACTCTGATCCGCCCCGACAAAGGCGTCCAGGCGACTCTCAACGGCTGGCCGCTCTACCGCTTCGCCAAGGACCAGAAGCCCGGCGATGTCCTCGGCGAAGGCCTGAAAGGCACCTGGCATGTCCTCAGCCCAGCAGGGACCCGGCTCAACCCTCCTCGCTGACTGAGATCACAGGCTGAGACTCCCAGCGTGTGTGCACACTAGGGCTGGCACTCACAGTACGAGTCAGGGGAGAGCATCGGATGAGTTCGGAATTCGCAGGCCTGTGGGATCCGCAGCCGGGGTGGCTGAACACTGCGTCGTACGGGCTGCCGCCACGGCCCGCGTGGGAGGCGCTGCAGGCGGTACTGCGGGATTGGCAGGTCGGGGCGACCAGCTGGGAGCCGTGGGACGGGTCGACCACTCGCGCTCGGGAGTCGTTCGCGCGGCTGGTCGGGGCCGAGGTGGCTGATGTATTCGTGGGGAGCACGGTGTCGGCGGCGGTGGCGCCGATCGCGGCTGCGTTGCCGGACGGAGCGCGGGTGCTGGTCGACGACATCGAGTTCACCTCGAACGTCTACCCGTGGATGGTGCACGCTGACCGGGGCGTCGAGGTGACAGCGGCCAGTGCGGACAAGTTCGTCGACGCGATCCGGCCGGGGATCGATCTGGTTGCGGTGAGCGCGGTCCAGTCCGCCACCGGGACGGTACTCGACCTTGCCCAAGTAGTTGCCGCATGCAAGGAGATCGACGCGCTGCTGGTGGTCGACGCCAGCCAGGCGGTGGGCTGGTTGCCTTTGACCGTGGATGGTCTGGACGCGCTGATCACCCATACCTACAAGTGGTTGATGTCTCCGCGTGGGGCGACCCTTGGCTATCTGTCGCCGCGGCTGCAGGAGCGCTGCCGCCCGCTCCAGGCCGGCTGGTATGCCGGTCGCAACGTCAGCGGCTCGTACTACGGAACGCAGATGGAGCTCGCCACGGATGCGCGCCGGTTCGACCAGTCGCCGGCTTGGTTCAGCTTCGTCGGGGCTGCCCCGGCGCTCGAGTTGATCGAGCAGATCGGCGTCGAGACCATCCACGAGCACAACCTCGCGCTGGCCAACGAGTTCCGCGCCGGGATCGGGCTGCCGCCGGGTGATTCAGCGATCGTCAGCGCGTCGATCCCTGGGGCGGAGGAGGCGTTCGCGGCAGCCGGAGTACGGGCTGCTGTCCGGGGTGGCAACCTGCGCGCGTCTTTCCACATCTACTCGACACAGGCCGACGTCCAGCTCGCACTTGAAGCCCTCGACGGGCTCGAGGGGCTGGCTAAATAGCTAGAGCTGACTCTAGGTGCGAGCTAGGGTGACGAGCATGACGGACGGATTGAGCATCGGGCAGGTCTCCGAGCGGACCGGGTTGAGCGTGCACGCGCTGCGGTTCTACGAGCGGGAGGGCATCCTCGCCGAGCCGGTACGCCGGGAAGGCAACGGCCGGCGGGTGTACTCCGAGGACGACGTCGACTGGCTGGACATGTGCATCAAGTTCCGCTCGTCGGGGATGCCGCTGGACACCATCCGCCGGTACACCGACCTGGTCCGGCAGGGCGCCGGCAACGAGGCGGACCGGCTCGCGCTGCTCAAGAGCCACCAGGAGGCCGTCGCCGCCCAGATCGAGGAGCTCACCGAGTGCCTGCGGGTGATCACCTACAAGGTCGACATCTACACCGAGCACCTCGACCACGGCACCGCCGACAGCCTGTGGGTCTCGCCGTCCCACCAACCGCAGGACCAGGCAGACCAGGCAGTCTGACCCCGGGGTGCGGTCA
This region includes:
- a CDS encoding VOC family protein → MMNALYPRLLVRDFPATVEFYRGVLASVFGVEPVKVIPEATYANWDLDGQTGLVLFGRTMIAGTVGTGDLPADVPAQDRSMLVFKVDDVDAAAKVFTHHGATLLTEPQDRPQWGPNLRTAHLRDPEGNLLELQSY
- a CDS encoding response regulator transcription factor, which translates into the protein MIRVLIVDDHAIVRTGLAQLLDTTDDLELAGATGDGDEAVALAAELKPDVVLMDLSMPGTDGVTATARIVAQDPSAHVLVLTSFSDQARILDALQAGAEGYLLKHSEPEVILAGIREVVAGGSPLDPKAARVLLTNRRSPGPEMKLTGREQEVLDMIADGLPNKLIARRMGISERTVKAHLTNVYQRLGVTDRTQAALWAQRQRRPEQ
- a CDS encoding TMEM175 family protein, encoding MNAQPDLAETSRIEAFSDGIFAIAITLLVLELHIPELEPGERLWPALLDEWPQFGAYLTSFAILGIMWVNHHSMFRQIQRADRGLMFLNLGLLLWTALLPFPTNLFAEFLEDEGSNAHVAAAVYSTNLTLAAIFFSAIWWHSLRNHLVDHDMTPTEQRNSVLRYSVGTLLYAAAIGLSFLSAPLTLLVLFLLAVYYGFEQLRTRQN
- a CDS encoding GNAT family N-acetyltransferase, producing the protein MNAKVDRDTWGVPHLRAGDPLALAYLQGRNAATDRAWQIELEHRRALGTSAAFLGAEALSWDVFARQARLADTARRCWENLDADTREWVSAYVDGVNHSLPGAALRAPEFAETGLTPQKWEPWAPLAIWMAIHILFAGFPTKLWREHVARHLGDDYLDLFNAEGPDTAGSNGWLIPGHRTAAGTPIIAGDPHRYIESPGVYQQIHLACPEYDVIGLAVPGIPGLAHFGHTGHVAWAITNAMADYQDLYSEQLRRTDSGVEALGPDGWQPATRHTELVEVAGAEPVEIEVIETARGPVIIGGSGESQAISLRYPPRVTHRIGFEVLPKLLKATTVADIDAAVDRWVEPVNVLMAADTAGGLLHRTAGLVPTRHEDNRLRVVPAWKAEHQWQGWHESMPRATVDDAIAMANTRHLAEPLGVDYAGPHRYRRITHLLHERSDWTVEEMPLIHRDTFLGSANSLLSLLVDHENLTPEATTLRERLLAWDKRMDASSTDASSYAALRKALVRRLAEHPTLAVLDQGVDVPDLFVPYLDTVAHTYFALESLIAAKLPDINVSWLAREALEEVAHKKPRGPWGETHQLAPLHALRGPVFAPGDEHYEFALSGDHHCVLSTSSLPGLTDVCIRASAARYAWDIADRNNSAWIVPLGASGVLGDPHHHDQLPLWLRADLAPVNGGLTPEDQSFEHHIEGFGLVRIRPVVPAEDLDLIHTWVTADRASFWGMTGQSREQVLATYEFLDSVPTHHAYIAELDGTPAALFHTYDPQADPVGTAYEVEPGDLGMHFLIAEGDARPDFTGNLFIALGTFIFAHHGYPRVVADPDAANTAAIARITRTGFALGPITTYTQHDGTPKTTQLAFLTRSAFLGG
- a CDS encoding GNAT family N-acetyltransferase, encoding MIRVLDLADVATAERVLVVQRLAYAVEAALIGFDGIPPLHEDLAGLMASEEHWLGRYSGDGELVAAVAYELPDPETVEISRLVVDPAHARRGHGRALLDQLDVMEPRRVSLVSTGTANAPATSLYLSRGYSASGVVEIAPGITITQFCRVRSCSKP
- a CDS encoding siderophore-interacting protein, with product MGHGWEGVVLKLFRGKDFVFTVTGAEQVTERYRRVHFTDGGLLGMVGVHPTMWVRLWFQHAGKPHQRAYTLVDPDAEAGTFSMEFALHEGIASDWSLSAKAGDTIEATLQGTDFAVPDPLPPRLLVIGDPASLPAINSLLAVAPKLPATIFFETTHDSDADLPLRLDPDHHELRMVSRKGDQLVAEVKASLPSRIDDPSTTFVWLACDTKTTRTLTSYLLKDLSLPKDRVKALGYWRPA
- a CDS encoding sensor histidine kinase, which encodes MVNEREPVSTVGLLVRFTAAGLIVLLSLAALIAYVARQAGTEQASESAREVTFVTARGVVEPRLDANVIAGQQAALQAFDTAMRRYVLQGSLVRVKLWNAHGKIVYSDERRLVGQTFPLDPDETEALRIQGSSESEVSDLTRPENRYEIPYKKLLEVYVGVRGPGGEPMLFEAYFQYQAVTQAGQAAWKRFAPPSLGALLLLELVQIPFAWSLARRVQRQQRDRERLLRHAVDASDAERRRIAGELHDGVVQELTGLNYALDAMRLGKPTEGQRADLIADGANRLRGSIGSLRTLLVDIYPPNLAEEGLASALAELAAGLERTGVEVRLETEGAEDLPPAVAALLFRAAQEIVRNVAAHSGAQEVLIQAGRLSGKATLVVDDNGRGFDETRLDERSSDGHLGLRSIGDLLAESGGMLTVRAAPGQGTRVEVEVPVR